TCGTCGCCCTGCTGGTGCTGATCCCCCTCCTCTTCCTGAGCCTCATCGGCTCGGCATTTGCAAAACTCGGTTTTCCGCCGGGAACGGTCATCCTGCTCCTCCTGCTCACCCTTGTCGGGAGCCTCGTCAATATCCCGGTGACGAAGGTGCAGGGCGGGCCGGTGCGGATGGAGAAGGAGTTCAGCCCCTTCTACGGCTGGGTCTACCGCATCCCCGAGGTGGCGCCGGAGACGGTCGTCGCCATCAATGTCGGCGGGGCCCTGATCCCCCTCCTGATCTCGTTGTATCTCATGTACGAGTCGGTGGTCGTCTCAGGGGGCTACACGGTCCTCATCCTCGCCCTGATCGGGGTTGCGGTCGTCACTGCCGTCACGCACCATGTGGCTCGCCCCGTCCCCGGCCTTGGTATCGCCACTCCCTTCTTCGTCCCGCCCCTTGCCGCGCTCGTGACGGCCCTCGTCCTTGCCGGTTTTGCCGGGAGTCCCGAGGCGGCGGTGATCGCCGCCCCGGTCATCGCCTATATCTCGGGTACCCTCGGCACCCTCCTCGGCGCCGACCTCCTCAACCTCGGCCGCCTCGGCGAACTGGGCGCACCGATGGTGAGCATCGGCGGCGCCGGCACCTTCGACGGCGTCTTCCTCTCGGGAGTGCTCGCGGCCTTCCTGGCATGAGGAGGATTGGTTTTTTCTATTTTCTGGCTTTTTAGAAACCCTCGCGTTGAGTGATCACTTCACGAAGAGAACTCTGGAGATTCTCTGGTCTGCAGTGCCTGTGCCGGGGGACTACAGCGAAGACCTAACGGCCTTCCTGACCTCACTTCGTTCGCAGCCACTGAACTTTGCGTTCCGGATAGGGGAGTACATCGGCCCGAGCATGGGGATCTCTCCAGAGCCTTTTTTCTGATCGATATTTCACGGCCGGTACGTCTGGAACAGTGCGTCGAAGACAGGCACCTGCTCCGCATAGAGCCGCGGGTCGTTCTCCTTGTATTCGAGACTTGTCTCGACCGCCGGGTGCGCCGAGATGAAGGGGATGACGGTGGCGAAGTCCAGTCCGCCTTCGGGGTGGTTGATGGGGAGGTGCTCGTCGGTGACCGACCCCCTCCTGCTGTTCGAGAGGTGGAAGAGGCCGAGGGGGAGGTCGTCGAAGGGGGCGAGGAGGTTGGCATAGGGTATGCCGAGATAATTTGCCGTGCAGAAGAGGTGGGCGAAGTCCAGGCAGAACCCTCTCACCCTGCCGCCGGCAAGGGTGAGGAGTTCCTCCGCCGTGTTCCCGAGGAGGGGGTAGCCCGCATAGACCGCGGGGAGGTTTTCGAGGATGAAGCGCGGGTCGAAGTGGCCGTCCAGAAAGGCGGCGAAGGTCTCCTCCGCCTCCTCCCTCCGGCCGGGCAGGTGCCGCCCCGCGTGGAGGACGATCTGTCTGGCGCCGGTGACGTCCGCCGCCTCCGCCGTCAGGGCCAGGGCCTCCTCCGTCCACCTCTCGATCTCCGCGGGAGGGCGGTCGTCGTAGGCCGTCGGTGCACAGGGGTTCACCCCGTGGCCGTGGTGGGGGGCGTGGATGACGATGGGGACGCCGGCATCTGCGATCCTCTCCATGTCGCGCCTGAACGCCGCCCTCTCCGCCGGGATCACCTGGACCTGCACATGGTCGATCTGCCCCTCCCGATGCATCGCGGCAAGCGCGGAGAATGTCTTTAGATCGTCGGAGCGTACCCCGGCGCCGATGCGGTACAGCCTTTTCATGCCTGATCATGGCATCCGCTCAGGGATGAGTGTTTTGAAAAAGGAGTAGCCCGGAGCAGATTCGAACTGCTGTCGGGGGATCCAGAGTCCCCCATGATTGACCGCTACACTACCGGGCTATGCGCCTTATTCTGTTTTTCTTCGGGATAGAAAAAGGTGACGGTCCGGTTCAGACCGACCGTGCCCGCGGGCACTTCCCGCAGGCCCGGCAGACCTCGGGTATCGGAGATATTTCCGTGCCTTTATTGCAGAACGGAGTGATGTCGTTGCTGTCCCTGACAAAGTAGATATGCGGCACCAGGGAGATGTGGGTGTAGGCCCCGCAGGGGAGGCCGAGTGCGTCCGCGATCATCTTCTGGAGGTGTGCGAGCGCGAACATGTTCGCCCCGGCCGCGGAGAGCATGTCGTTGCTCCTGAAGACCACCTTCATCAGGAGTTTTCCGTCCCGCACCACGCACTGGACCAGCTGGAGGCAGGGGCAGTCGTGCAAGTCCTCGTCCACCGGCGGGTTCCAGGTGACGGCGACGGCACGCCTGCTCTGCGGGGCCTCCTTCAGTTTCCGTATGATGTAGCCGACCTGGTCGGCATGGACGCCGGCACCTTCCTTCGCGAGGCCCTGCCCCCAGTCGCAGAGTCTGCTGTGGTAGTCGTACTCGAAGACCGCGTCCGAACCATGGAGGAGGGCGTCGGCATAGGAGTCCAGGAACCGGCGCTGAAAACGCGAGTGCCCGCTCGCCATCGGTTCGGCGAAGGGGTCCTCGACGGTGACCGCCGTCTCCTCGAACTCCACCGTCGCCTCACCGTCCTCGGTCTCAAGCACGTACCCTTTTTCCAGGATCATCTTCACTACGAGTTCATGCGCCCGCCCCAGGGTGGGGGCCCTGATCACTCTCATGGAGAAGAGTAGGCAGGCAGGGTTACTGAAGATTGTGTCTTTGCTCCCTGACCTGCCTGCATTGCGTGTGGAGCGGTTGGCTTTTGCGGGCCCGATGATGTGATTCCTGAGGATTCGCAAAGAATTTGAAATTACGGCCTGCTTGAGGCGTCTGACAGGCGTCACCCGTCCCGTGCAACCACAAAGGATATATTAAGTGTTACACTAATAATGTCGTATATTCCGGCAATCGGAGTATTGGACATGGTGAACCCGTATTCGACATGTGTCGAACCTGGTTTGTTGTGCCCACCACGTTTACGTTAAAGGAGGAAATGCATGAAGAGTACATCTAAGATGATGGTCGTTGCCGCCGTCTTCCTTGTAGCCGCCGCCATGTTTGTCATGCCGGCCGCCGCGAGGACTGCGGACCAGATCAACAGCGGTGACACCATCTTTCTCTATGAAGAAAGCCTGAACCTGACGCCAGTTAATGGCACAGCGTTCTCGAAGCTTGTTCACTATACGAACGACGACACCACGACCGGTATCGACGTGACCCTTAACGTCGCCAATTCGAGTGCCTTCAGTCTCATGGAGGACGTCGCGGCGAAGGTCGGCACCAAGACCGGTCGCTACTTCGTGAGCGATGTGGACAGCGGGAAGTACGTCTACATTGAGAAGCCGGCAGTCGAGCTGAAGCCCGTCCTTGCCGACTCTCACTCCGACTCGATCGCGGGCAAGACCGTGACCTCGAACTCGAAGATCGCCTTCCAGCTGATTGCCCCCGATGTCGGTGGGAACCTGGTGAACTCTCCCTCTACCTACGCCACGGTTAACATCGAGATCACCACCCCGAGCGGCGGTATCGTCAAGACGCTCGGCGGTGTTAAGCTCTCCGGTATCAACCTCACCTCGTCCAACCAGTACACCGGCGCTATCGATCTCGGTGCAGAGGACCTTGAGTCCGGTACCTACACGGCAGTGGCAAAGTGGGCCAAGCCGACCGGCTTTGACAACTTTGCAGAAGACTCCAAGGCTGTCAGCTTCACCATCACGACCGACAAGCTCTCCCTCGCTGCCAGCAAGGAAAGCGTTGTCAGGGGCAAGTCCTTCACCGTGACCGTCACCGGTGACAGCAAGAAGGAATACTTCCTGTACATCAAGGACGCCGGCGTTGCGGACAACAAGTACCCGCTCCTCGCCGCTAACCAGCCCGGTGTCGGCGCTGCTAGCGCTCCGATGCTTGCCCTGACCACTGAAAAGGCCAGCGCTCCGGGCACCAACGCGTCTGTCACGACCAAGGCTGACGGCACCCGGACTGTCGAGTTCAGGACCACCGCCAGCACTGAAGACAAGACCTACACCTTCAAGGTGATGGAGAACAAGACGACCAACGCCAAGGACGACGACGTCAAGGTGAAGGTCGAGAAGGGTGCAGTCACCATTACCGCCGAGGGTGCGGGCTCCTACTACTTCGGTGAGGAGATCAAGCTCTCCGGTACCAACACCGAAGGCAAGAAGGTCTACCTCTTCCTCGTCGGCCCCAACCTGGGCGACGGCAATGGTGTGAACCTTATTGACGTCAGCAAGAAGTCCAGCGCCGGTATCGCCGGCTTTGTTGAGGAAGCCGTCGAGTCCGACGACACCTGGGACTACACCTGGAACACTGGCGACATCCAGAATGGCGTCCTCAGTGAGGGCAGTTACACGGTTTACGCCGCTAGCCAGCCCCGTGCAAAGGGCAACCTTTCGAATGTTGAGTACGCGACCATGTCCGTCAACCTGAGGAAGGGCTTCATCACCGGTGCCACCAACGTCAACACCCTCGCGAAGGGTGACGACCTGAAGATCACCGGTACCGCGGAAGGCAAGCCGTCCAACATCTATGTCTGGATCTTCGGCAAGAACTTCTACGGTCAGGACTCCAACAACCCCCAGGCCTCTGAGTCTGTCGAGGACGACGGCACCTTCGAGTACAAGCTCGAGGACACCGACAACCTCGCAGCCGGCCAGTATTTCGTCATCCTCCAGCACCCGATGGCCAAGACCGGACCGGGTAACGATGTCTACTGGGATACCGCCAGCCAGAAATTGGTGGCTCCGGGCCAGACCGATGTCGCACTGAAGAACCTGCAGGCCTCCGATGCGGCGACCGCACTCATCAACGCCATGGACTCGTCCAACGTTGACGACACCTACACCAAGCTCACCTTCATGGTTCAGGAAGCCTGGGTCAGGATCGACAGCATCGGCGACAAGTCCGTCGGTTCGAAGTTCACCGTCACCGGCACCACCAACCTCGCCATCGGCGACGAACTCACCGTCGACGTCACCTCCGCGGCTTTCGGCGCAACCCAGAAGACCGAGTCTTCCGGTTTCAGCGGCAAGTCCGGCACTGTGAAGGTCATCGAGGGCACTGACGCCAACACGTGGTCCTTCGAGGTCGACGCCACCAACTTCAAGCCCGACCAGTACCAGGTCAAGGTTGAAGGCATCGACGTCGCCGACGCGACCGCCACCGCCACCTTCAACGTGATCGAGGGCCCGGTCTCCCCGACCGTCACCCCGACCGGCGCTGCGACCACTGTGCCGCCGACCCAGACCGCAACCACCACCGTCCCGGCCACCACCCCGACTCAGCCCGGCTTCGGTGCGCTGATCTCCCTGATTGGCCTCGGTGCAGTTGCGTTCCTGGTCATGCGCAGGAACTAATCCCCCCTTTTTTTTGCGTCTCTCTTCTATTCTCGCTCCCGTTTCATTCCGGCGCTCTGCCGAATCGCTCCTGAAACGGAGTTTCAAGCGGTTTTTTGAAAGCCTCCTCTGGTGGCTTTCATGGTAAGTCCTCATGCTGTGGTTGCTGCCTCTCCCTGATCGCAGGAAGAATGTAGGATCCCCTGCCTTTCTCATATCATTCGTTAGGGACTAAATCGAATGTCTTTGACTCTCTATATCTCACTTCATTTGCACACGAGTATGGGGGGGCAAGGCACCCCTGGAACCAGTGCTTCTGAACAGGAATTCGAGAGTAACCTCTCCAGGAAGCATTCTATGCGAGGATCAAAGGAGTCAATTTCAACGGGTTTTTCTGTCAGGAATGCCGATACCCTGTGAACTACCCCGCACCTGTTTGGGCGTGGCTTCCTGCTTCATGGACAATACTTGCATCACAGAGATGTGATGGAGAGGTATTGTCACCACAGCACGGGAAATCGAAGATTTCCCCGGCTGGGAAATGCTCTGCATTTCCACAGGCTCAAAGGGCTGTTCCATCCCCAAGCGGTGAATATTCACCGCGGCATTGTAATCTCGATCGGCAACAAACCCACAGTATGGACATTCGTGGACTCTCTCGGAGAGCGTCTTTTTCACGATGATACCACAGTTCGAGCACATCTGCGACGTATTCCGGGGATTGACTTTGATGAGTTTCGTACCAGCACTTTCAGCCTTGTACGCAAGATAAGAATAGAACCGTCCCCATGAAGCATCGTGGATACTCCTGTGCAGCCCTGTAGGGTTGCCTTTCTCCTTCAGATCCTTGATATTCAGGTCTTCAACACAGATCGTTGCATAGGTATCAACATACCCCCGGGAGAGTTTGTGCAGAAAATCTTTTTTCTGATTCGTGATATGATCATAGATCTCTTCCAGTCTGCTCTTTGCCTTCTTCCAGTTCTGCGAAAATCGTTTCTTCCGGGCAATGCTCTGTTGCAACTTCTTGATCCGGTCAAGTGAGTGCTCATAGAACCGGGGGTTCTCGATCACTGCACCGTCACTATCGACTGCAAACGAGTTCAGACCGACATCGATCCCAACAGACCGTCCTTCACGTTTTGATCCGGAAGCCTCCTGCTCTGCCTGAATGATCACGTACCATCTATCACCTGAACGGGTGATCAGAACACCTTTCACCTTCCCGGTGTATGATCGGTGCATGTTGAACGGAATTGTCCCGATCTTTGAGAACGTGATCGTGCTGTGTTCACGGTCGATCTTGAACCCGGACTGTTGTAGTTGAGTGTCCGGTACCGGAATGTGCTCTTGAACCGGAGTTTGCCTATCTTCCGTCCTTTCTTCTGTGTATGTGACAGTGTGGCAATGTTGCTCCAGAGGGTATAGTTCACCATCTGGAGCACTTTGGAATATACCTCTTTCAGTGCAGGATTCTCGTCTTTCAACGTGACGATCCGCGCCTGCGTTTTCTGCATCTTCGGAGTGATCCCATTCTCTCGTGCAGTGTTGCACTCTTCAAGAAGATTGTTATATAACCACCTGCAGGTACCGAGTGCAGCATCCAGCCGTGTCTCAACGGTTACGTCTGGATATGCTCGATACTTGTAGGAAAAGAGCATCGACAGTATCATATCCACCCACTCATAAGATATACCTGTTCTATGCGTGGCGAAGGTGAAGACCGGTGGATCCGCTTCACATCAAATCGGAAATGTGCCTGACGGGTCTAACCCCCTTTGGTTGTGCGGTGGTATCTCCAGTCCGTTGACTGGTGACCGTGCACTTCCAAAGGAACTGTACATGGGTATCTCTCTCCGGTGGTGCACACTTCCCACTCCTCCCTCTTCACCCCCACAATTTAAACAAGACAGGAGCATCATTATCCATGAAACTCGTAACCAGGCTGATCGACATCGCCCACCGCGGTGTCCTCCTCCACGCTGCCGATGCACGTGAGGTCAGCGTGCGGGACGGCGACCGCGTCGAGGTGAAGAACCGGGTCACCGGCGAGTCGGTCTCCGCCTTTGTCGACACCACCGCTTCCCTCATCGACCAGGGTGTTATCGGCGTCTACCGGCAGACCCAGCGGCAGATCGACGTCCTTGACGGCGCCGAGGTCGAGGTGCGGCCCGCAGACCGCCCGGCCTCCCTCGACTACATCAAGAAGAAGATGGACAACCAGCGCCTCTCCAAGGAAGAGACCTACGCGATCATCAGGGACGTCGTCGGCGACGTCCTCTCCCCGGGCGAACTCACCGCCTACATCGTTTCCACCTACACAAACCCTCTGGACATGGACGAGGTGGAATACCTCACGCGGGCGATGGTGGACACGGGCGAGCACCTCCGCTTCCCCTCGTACCCGATCGTGGACAAGCACTCGATCGGCGGGGTGCCGGGCAACAAGATCACCCTCCTTGTCGTCCCGATCGTCGCCGCCGTCGGCCTGAAGATCCCGAAGACAAGTTCGCGGGCGATCACCGGCGCCGCAGGGACGGCCGACCTCATGGAGGTGCTCGCCCCCGTGGAGTTCACCGCCGCCGAGGTCCAGCAGATGACCGAGAAGGTGGGAGCGGTGATCGTCTGGGGCGGGGCGACGAACATCGCCCCGGCCGACGACCGGTTCATCGCCGTCGAGTACCCCTTCAAGATCGATGCACGGGGCCAGATGCTCGCCTCGGTGATGGCAAAGAAGTTCGCGGTCGGCGCGAACCTTGTCGCCATCGACATCCCGGTCGGCGAGCACACCAAGGTCCCGACCGTCGAGGAGGGGAGAAAAATGGCGCGTGAGTTCATCGACCTCGGCGAACGCCTGGGCATGCGCGTGGAGTGCGCCCTCACCTACGGCGAGTCCCTTGTCGGCCACACTATCGGCCCGAAACTCGAAGTGAAGGAGGCGCTCTCTGTCCTCGAAGGTGCGAAAGAGCCGAACTCCCTCATCCAGAAGAGCCTCTCCCTTGCCGGCATCCTCCTGGAGATGTCGGGGAAGGCGGCACCCGGCCAGGGCTATACGGTGGCCCAGGAGACCCTCGCTTCAGGAAAGGCCCTTGCAAAGATGAAGGAGATCATCAGGGTGCAGGGCGGCAACGCCGACGTGACCGCCGAGGAGATCGTCCCCGGCGAGTTCCAGTTCGTCGTCAATGCCCCGACGAGCGGGTATGTGGTCGAACTGAACAACAAGGCCCTCATCAGCCTCGCCCGGGCCGCGGGCGCACCGCAGGACCCGGGCGCCGGGGTCTCTGTCCATGCAAAGAAGGGGACACAGGTCCGGGTCGGCGAACCTATCTTCACCGTTTATGCCGACCGGAAATGGCGCCTCCAGAAGGCGCTCGAAGTCGGCCGCCAGTTGATGCCGGTCGTCGTCGAGGGGATGCTCCTCGACCGCGTCCCCGGGAGACACTGGGGACCTGAAGGTGAATTCCATGGTATGTAAACTACGTTTCCTGACGATTGCCGTCCTTGCCCTCCTCCTCTGCGGCACTGCCGTGCAGGCGTCCACCCTCGTCGATGTGACGGTGAAGGACGCGGACGACGGCACCTCTCTCAAAGGGGCGACGGTCTATGTCGACGGCAGCGATGAAGGCACCACGAACTCGTACGGCGAGGTGTCCTACCGGCACTCGAAGTCCAGTCGGTACACCCTGAAAGTGACGAAGTCGGGCTACAAAGAGTGGTCGAAACGCATCGACGCCGATGAAACCTCGGTGACGGTGCAGATGGACAGGGACACCCTTGACCTGAAGATCACCGTCTATGACGCCGACACATTTCTCTCTGTCTCAGGTATCCGTGTCGAGATCACCAGCAAGGAAGACAGTGAAAGGGAGTCTGAAAAGACCGATTCGACAGGTCTTGCCACCTTCGAGGTGAAGGCGAACAAGGACTATACGGTCACGATCGACGCGGACGGGTATGATCTCCTGCAGCGGGATATCGAGGTCGACGACGAGGCCGAACCCGTCCAGTTCTGGCTCTATCCCGAGGGCAGGTTCGCCTTCCGGGTGCTTGATGCCAAGGACCATCTTCCGGTCGTCAATGCCACGGTGAAGGTCGGCGGGACGGTGCGGGGGACAACAGGCAGCGACGGTTTCGTTACCACGGTCGTGGATACGGACAGGCAGTATCTTGTGGAGGTGACCCACCCGGCGTACAGCGACTACCGTCAGGAGGTGTCTCTCCAGGAGAATGCTGTCCGCACCGACATCTTCCTCTCGAAGTCCACGTACCCGGTCTTCATCTCCGTCTATGACGCCGCGAAGGCCCCGCTGGCCGGAGCGAGCGTCTCTGTCGACGGAAAAAATGTCGGTGAGACCGATAATTACGGACGGTTCAGCCTTGAGTCGGTGGTGGCGGGCACGCATTCCGTCGAGGTGAGCGCTCCCGGCTATGTCTCCTGGCAGGGGACATGCGATTCCCGTGAGCAGAAGGCCGACCTCGTCGCCGAACTGGTGCCTGTCTCTGTTCCTGTTGTGGTCATCGTCGGGAGTCCCGACCACAAGCCCCTTGCCGGCGTGGCAATCGGCGTGGATGGGGCGGCCCGGGGTGTCACCGGGGCGGACGGAACCCTGAAACTCGACCTTGCGCCCGGCAGTTACAATGTCTCGGGAATGTTCGACGGCTACAAACCCACATACCTGGTGCAACAGGTCCCGGTCGGTTCCTCGGGTGAGTCCTGCTCCCTCACGATGCAGCCTTCCGGCCTTCCTCTCGGCATCATCGGTGTGGTCGCGGTCATCCTCGTCCTTGTGGCGGTCGCCGGTGTGGTCGTAGCAGGGAAGATGCGGACGCCAACTCGCCGCACCCACAGGCCCGGTCGGCGTGGCGGTTTCTAAACATTCTATTCCCCTTTTTTGGATCCGGGAGAATTTTTTGGCATTGCAGTGCTGGCTCTCTCAATCGCCGGCAATGAATTATATTACTTTCTCTTTTTTAATCCTTCATTTCTTCGGATCATCCCAATTATGCCATTATTAATCTATCTTTTTGAATATCGGACTATATTTTCAAGATAATATGAATCGTCCTGTTTTATATGGGGATCGGGTCTGTACATACCTGAGGGAGAAGATATGTCGATACAACGTTTCGGAATACTCCTTTTTGGCGTGCTGTTCCTCTTCTGTGTCGGAACCGCTGCTGCGGAGCCCCAGATGCACCTCCAGACCGGTACTGCATGGCTTGTCGCCGGCAGTGACGGCACGTCGACGGTCACGTCGACGGTGACCGATAGCGATGGGGCGCCCCTTGCCGGGCAGAGCGTCGCGTTCTCCTGTGACCCTGCGCTGGGTACGGTGTCCCCGTCCACGCTGACGACAGGTACCGACGGCACGGCAACGGCGACATTCAGGGCCGGGACGCGGAGCGGCACGGCGACGATCACGGCGACGTCCGGGTACCTCGACGAAAACGATGTCCCTCAGACTGTTTCTTCGTCCTGCGACCAGATGATCGACCACGCAACCCCGTACAGGCTTGCAGCCCTCGAGTACGAGAGCGAGATCACGGTCGGGTCCACGACCGCGATCGTCCTTGCGATGGAGGATCGGTACGGCAACCGCGTCGACGCCCGGAAGGTTGCCGAGACCGTCCGCTTCCAGGTGGGGTCGCCCGGCGGCCGTGCCGGGACCTCCGACGGCAGCGATTATGCCGACGACGTCGTCCTTCCTGTGGACGGGAACGGGGATGTGACGGCCGACTTCAGGGCCGACCAGACGGCCGGCGAGAACATCGTCTATGTCTCCTTCCCCGGCACCATCCCCGCCGCCACTCTCACCATCTACGGCCTCGGCAATGCCGCCGCTGCCTCAATGACATCGTCGGTCGCCCCGTACGCCGACCCCGTTCCCTGGGTCCCTGCCGATGGGGCGAGCAGGTTCACCATCACCTACACCCTGAAGGACGCCTACGGCAACCCTGCCGGGGGGCGTGCCATCCATGTGGAAACCTCCCTTTCTGATGAAGACCCGAAGGTCCTGACCTCGAACTCCGATGGCATTGTCATGTTCACCTACGGGCCGAAGGAGTCCACCGGCACGGTGACGATCACGGCGAGTCTGAAGGACGACCCTTCTGTGACCTGCTCACAGACAGTCGAGTTCACGAACACGGCCCCGGTGAACATGCTCCTTTCGGCAAACCCCCAGTCCATGCCGAGTCGAGACGTGAAGGACGACATGACCGCGGAGATCAGGGCGAAGGTCATGGACGAGAAGGGCAACCGTGTCATGGGTGAGACCGTCACGTTTTCCCTTTCCAGCATCAACACGGCCGGGTATACCGCCACCACACCCCCCGAACTGGTGGAGGCGTCGGCGACCACGGATGGGGACGGCTATGCCGTCGTCCATTTCCGGCCCGGTGCCTTCACCCGCGATCCTTCTGATCCTGCCTACAGCAACACGGCCACCGGGACCTGCGAGGTCGTCGCCGTGTGGGGCGACGTCAGCCGCACCCTCCCTCTCACCTGGAAGAACTATCCCTACCTCTCTGTCTCCACCGCGGTCGACCCCGAGACCGTCGAGGTGAACGGGACGGTGAACGTCACCCTCGCCCTCAAGGGCGACGGCTGGGCGTTGCAGCCCGACCCGATCGATGTGGTGCTCGTCGTCGACAGGTCCGGGAGCATGCTCTACGACAACCCCGACCGCATGCACTCGGTGAGGGAAGCGGCAAAGCAGTTTGTCGGCAGCATGTCGTCGGACCGGGATCGTGTTGCGGTCGTTTCCTTCGGGAGAAATGGATACATCAGTCGCCCTGGATCAAGTTCCGGGATCTCAACGAGTTATATCAACAACAATTATGTGTGCCCGGTCACCTACAGCGACTATGCCACGGTCGATTCCGATCTTTCCAGCGACGCTGCTGCTGTCGATACGACACTCGACTCCCTGGTCCCGGATCACGGCACTCCCATGCGTCACGGTCTTTACAAGTCTGTCAGCGAACTTGTATCTGACGGGCGGGACGACGCGGTGAAGGCAATCGTTCTGCTCTCCGACGGGGACTACAACTGGTATGGCGACCCGCTGGCCCGGGGATACCAGGGTAGCTCCACTCCTACGTATTACAACGATCCCGACAGCAGGTACTACTATTATTCCGGCCTCTCGCATGCCGAGCAGAATATGGCCACCTATGCGCTGGACCACGATATCAAGATCTACTCGATCGGTTATGCGGATAGCATATCCTCCGGCGGCAGGAGTACGCTCCGGACCCTTGCCGAGACGACGGGCGGAAAATATTACGACGGCGATGCCGCGAATATCAATGAAGTGTACAGTCAGATCGCCGGCGACCTCAAGACGGAGGCGGGCGTGGACACCATGATGGACCTCTCCTTCGAGAACGTCGAGGTGAACGGTGTCTCTGTCCCGGGCGATGACGTCTTTGCC
This window of the Methanofollis ethanolicus genome carries:
- a CDS encoding DUF1614 domain-containing protein; its protein translation is MGRYLFNPFSILMVAFLFVALLVLIPLLFLSLIGSAFAKLGFPPGTVILLLLLTLVGSLVNIPVTKVQGGPVRMEKEFSPFYGWVYRIPEVAPETVVAINVGGALIPLLISLYLMYESVVVSGGYTVLILALIGVAVVTAVTHHVARPVPGLGIATPFFVPPLAALVTALVLAGFAGSPEAAVIAAPVIAYISGTLGTLLGADLLNLGRLGELGAPMVSIGGAGTFDGVFLSGVLAAFLA
- a CDS encoding TIM barrel protein; amino-acid sequence: MKRLYRIGAGVRSDDLKTFSALAAMHREGQIDHVQVQVIPAERAAFRRDMERIADAGVPIVIHAPHHGHGVNPCAPTAYDDRPPAEIERWTEEALALTAEAADVTGARQIVLHAGRHLPGRREEAEETFAAFLDGHFDPRFILENLPAVYAGYPLLGNTAEELLTLAGGRVRGFCLDFAHLFCTANYLGIPYANLLAPFDDLPLGLFHLSNSRRGSVTDEHLPINHPEGGLDFATVIPFISAHPAVETSLEYKENDPRLYAEQVPVFDALFQTYRP
- a CDS encoding helix-turn-helix domain-containing protein, coding for MILSMLFSYKYRAYPDVTVETRLDAALGTCRWLYNNLLEECNTARENGITPKMQKTQARIVTLKDENPALKEVYSKVLQMVNYTLWSNIATLSHTQKKGRKIGKLRFKSTFRYRTLNYNSPGSRSTVNTARSRSQRSGQFRSTCTDHTPGR
- a CDS encoding AMP phosphorylase, which gives rise to MKLVTRLIDIAHRGVLLHAADAREVSVRDGDRVEVKNRVTGESVSAFVDTTASLIDQGVIGVYRQTQRQIDVLDGAEVEVRPADRPASLDYIKKKMDNQRLSKEETYAIIRDVVGDVLSPGELTAYIVSTYTNPLDMDEVEYLTRAMVDTGEHLRFPSYPIVDKHSIGGVPGNKITLLVVPIVAAVGLKIPKTSSRAITGAAGTADLMEVLAPVEFTAAEVQQMTEKVGAVIVWGGATNIAPADDRFIAVEYPFKIDARGQMLASVMAKKFAVGANLVAIDIPVGEHTKVPTVEEGRKMAREFIDLGERLGMRVECALTYGESLVGHTIGPKLEVKEALSVLEGAKEPNSLIQKSLSLAGILLEMSGKAAPGQGYTVAQETLASGKALAKMKEIIRVQGGNADVTAEEIVPGEFQFVVNAPTSGYVVELNNKALISLARAAGAPQDPGAGVSVHAKKGTQVRVGEPIFTVYADRKWRLQKALEVGRQLMPVVVEGMLLDRVPGRHWGPEGEFHGM
- a CDS encoding MEMAR_RS02690 family S-layer glycoprotein, which produces MKSTSKMMVVAAVFLVAAAMFVMPAAARTADQINSGDTIFLYEESLNLTPVNGTAFSKLVHYTNDDTTTGIDVTLNVANSSAFSLMEDVAAKVGTKTGRYFVSDVDSGKYVYIEKPAVELKPVLADSHSDSIAGKTVTSNSKIAFQLIAPDVGGNLVNSPSTYATVNIEITTPSGGIVKTLGGVKLSGINLTSSNQYTGAIDLGAEDLESGTYTAVAKWAKPTGFDNFAEDSKAVSFTITTDKLSLAASKESVVRGKSFTVTVTGDSKKEYFLYIKDAGVADNKYPLLAANQPGVGAASAPMLALTTEKASAPGTNASVTTKADGTRTVEFRTTASTEDKTYTFKVMENKTTNAKDDDVKVKVEKGAVTITAEGAGSYYFGEEIKLSGTNTEGKKVYLFLVGPNLGDGNGVNLIDVSKKSSAGIAGFVEEAVESDDTWDYTWNTGDIQNGVLSEGSYTVYAASQPRAKGNLSNVEYATMSVNLRKGFITGATNVNTLAKGDDLKITGTAEGKPSNIYVWIFGKNFYGQDSNNPQASESVEDDGTFEYKLEDTDNLAAGQYFVILQHPMAKTGPGNDVYWDTASQKLVAPGQTDVALKNLQASDAATALINAMDSSNVDDTYTKLTFMVQEAWVRIDSIGDKSVGSKFTVTGTTNLAIGDELTVDVTSAAFGATQKTESSGFSGKSGTVKVIEGTDANTWSFEVDATNFKPDQYQVKVEGIDVADATATATFNVIEGPVSPTVTPTGAATTVPPTQTATTTVPATTPTQPGFGALISLIGLGAVAFLVMRRN
- a CDS encoding RNA-guided endonuclease InsQ/TnpB family protein, giving the protein MDREHSTITFSKIGTIPFNMHRSYTGKVKGVLITRSGDRWYVIIQAEQEASGSKREGRSVGIDVGLNSFAVDSDGAVIENPRFYEHSLDRIKKLQQSIARKKRFSQNWKKAKSRLEEIYDHITNQKKDFLHKLSRGYVDTYATICVEDLNIKDLKEKGNPTGLHRSIHDASWGRFYSYLAYKAESAGTKLIKVNPRNTSQMCSNCGIIVKKTLSERVHECPYCGFVADRDYNAAVNIHRLGMEQPFEPVEMQSISQPGKSSISRAVVTIPLHHISVMQVLSMKQEATPKQVRGSSQGIGIPDRKTR
- a CDS encoding thymidylate synthase yields the protein MRVIRAPTLGRAHELVVKMILEKGYVLETEDGEATVEFEETAVTVEDPFAEPMASGHSRFQRRFLDSYADALLHGSDAVFEYDYHSRLCDWGQGLAKEGAGVHADQVGYIIRKLKEAPQSRRAVAVTWNPPVDEDLHDCPCLQLVQCVVRDGKLLMKVVFRSNDMLSAAGANMFALAHLQKMIADALGLPCGAYTHISLVPHIYFVRDSNDITPFCNKGTEISPIPEVCRACGKCPRARSV